The genomic DNA AATGACCTCATCGACGATGCGCTTGAGGCCAGCTGCGTCGGCAAAGACCGGAGTCAGGTCCTTGAACGAAATGCCGGGAGATGGATAGTCCGGGACGACGGCGGCCAGCCGGTCGAGCAGGTCAGTGATGGGCTCTTCTGCAGAATTCACGCGACTACTTTAGCGGCTCGAGCCGGCGAGCGTTTCAGCCGCGAACTCACGCAGGGGTGCGACCTGGCGCTTCAACTCCTCGAGCTGAGCGGCGACGGCGGTCGGCCCCGTGCCGCCCTGCGAGCTGCGAGAGTTCAGCGAGCCTTCGGTCGTCAGAACCGAGCGGACCTCTGGCGTGAGCGCCGGAGAAATCGCCGCGTATTCCTCATCCGTGAGGTCCCACAGCTCGACGCCGCGGGACTCGGCCACCTGGACGGCCTCACCAGAGAGCTCGTGGGCCTCACGGAACGGCACGCCCTGCCGGACCAGCCACTCGGCGATATCCGTGGCGAGCGCGAAGCCCTGCGGGGCAAGCTCGGCCATGCGCTCGGTATGGAACGTCAAGGTGGCCACCATGCCAGAGACCGCCGGTAGCAGCAGCTCGAGCGAGTCGGCGGCATCGAACACCGGCTCCTTATCCTCCTGCAGGTCCCGGTTATAGGCGAGCGGCAGGCCCTTGAGCGTGGCGAGCAGGCCGGCGTGGTCGCCGATGATGCGGCCGGACTTGCCGCGGGCAAGCTCGGCGACATCGGGGTTCTTCTTCTGCGGCATGATGGACGACCCGGTCGAGTAGGAGTCGTGCAGCGTCACGAAGGACGCTTCCTTGGTGGCCCAGAAGATGACCTCCTCGGAGATCCGGGAGAGGTCGACGCCGATCATCGAGGCGACCCACGTGAACTCCGCAAAGATGTCGCGCGCTGCGGTGCCGTCGATCGAGTTCCACACGGCCGAGTCGAAGCCGAGGTCATCTGCGACGGCGTTCGGGTCCAGACCCAAGGAGGAGCCGGCCAGCGCGCCGGAGCCGTACGGGGATACGGCGGCGCGGCGGTCCAGGTCCGTCAGGCGCTGCACGTCCCGCAGCATGGCCCACGCGTGGGCCAGCAGATGGTGGGACAGCAGCACCGGCTGGGCGTGCTGCAGGTGCGTGCGGCCGGGCATCGGGGCGTACGGGTGCGCCTCGGCCTGAGCGATGAACGCGTCGATCACATCCAGCAGGCCGTCAGCGATGAGGCGCGAGTGGTCGCGGATGAACATGCGGCCCATCGTCGCGATCTGGTCGTTGCGGGAGCGGCCGGCGCGCAGTTTGCCGCCGAGGGCGGGACCGGCCCGTTCGATCAGGCCGCGCTCGAGCGAACCGTGCACGTCCTCGTCACTCTCGGCCGGGACGTAGGCGCCCGAGACGACGTCGGCCTCGAGCTGGTCCAGCGCGGCGATCATTCCCTCGAGCTCCTCGTCCGAGAGGAGCTCCACGCGGTGCAGGACGCGGGCGTGGGCACGCGAGCCGGCGATGTCGTACTTCGCCAGGCGCCAGTCAAAGTCCGTGGATTTGGACAGCGCCGCGAGGGCGTCCGCCGGACCGCCAGCGAAGCGGCCTCCCCACAGTGAGCCCTCGTTGGTGCCTGCTGCCTTGCTACCGGTCTGCTCGGTCATCGCCCCTGCTTTCAGTGGTCACCGCGCGTCGTGACAATCTCGGCGCGGTTGGAAACTTTATTCATAAGTGTACATAAGTATGCACGGGCCGCAACGCGGCCCATCGCGAACCACGACGACGGCGCGCACCGCCGTCGCGCCCTGCCCGAGCGCGGTTCGTACTAGTGGGTATCGGCTAGGGCGAGGAATTTCGCGGCGACGTCCTCGCCTCCCGCGGGATCGCGCGTGACGAGCATGATCGTGTCATCGCCGGCGAGCGTGCCGAGGACCTCCGGCAGCACGGAGTGATCGATCGCCGAGGCGAGGAAGTTCGCCGCGCCGGGCGGGGTGCGCAGCACCACGATGTTCCCGCTGACCTCAGCGGTGACCAACAGCTCAGCGCAGAGCTTCGCCAGGCGCGCGTCGAGGACCTCCTGCTTGACGCCGATCTGCGGGCTGCGGTCACCGCCCTCGGCGCGCACCGCATACACCAGTCCCCCGTCGACCCCGCGCACCCGGATGGCACCCAACTCCACGAGATCCCGGGACAGCGTGGCCTGGGTGACCTGCAGCCCCTCGGCCGCGAGCAGCTGAGCCAGCTCGGCCTGCGAGCGCACGGCCTCAACGCCGAGGATCGCCTTGATGCGCTCCTGGCGGGCGATTTTCGTGGAGGGCTGGACGGAGGAACTCATCGCTCGAGCCCCGCTTCCACCCGGGTGGCCTGCCCGGATGCGGCCAGCAACCATGCCATGAGCGCCTTTTGAGCGTGGAGCCGGTTTTCTGCCTCGTCCCAGACGACGGACTGCGGGCCGTCGATCACGTCGGCAGCGATCTCGAAGCCGCGGTAGGCCGGCAGGCAGTGCAAGACGATCGCCTCAGGAGCGGCCTGGCCCAGAAGGTCTTTGGTGAGCGCGTAGTCGCCGAAGAGCTTGAGGCGCTCCTCCTTCTCGTCCTCCTGGCCCATCGAGATCCACGTGTCGGTGGCGACGACGTCGGCCCCGTCCACCGCTGCAGCGGCGTCGGTGGTGACGGTGACCGAGCCACCGGTTTCGGCGGCGCGGGCACGCCCGGCGGCAACGACGTCGTCCGCGGGCAGGTACCCCTCCGGCCCGGCGAGGCGGACGTGCATGCCAGCGGTCACGCCGGCGAGGAGGTAGGAGGCGGCCATGTTGTTGGCCGCGTCGCCGAGGTAGGTCATGGTCAGGCCGGCGAGTTGGCCCTTGTGCTCGCGTACGGTGAGCAGGTCGGCGAGCAGCTGGCACGGGTGGTAGTCGTCGGAGAGCGCGTTGATCACCGGGACTGTGGAGTACTTGGCCATTTCCTCCAGGCCGGACTGGGCGTACGTGCGCCACACGATCGCCGAGACCATGCGGGAGAAGACGCGCGCCGAATCCGCGTAGGACTCCTTGTGGCCGATCTGCGACTCCCCCGGGTTGATGATCAGGGGGTTGCCGCCGAGCTCGGCGATGCCGGCGGCGAAGGACACGCGCGTGCGGGTGGACGTCTTATCGAAGATCACCGCGGCGGTGCGCGGCCCGGCGAGCGGCTGGGCGGCGAAGCGGTCCGCCTTCATGGCCAGGGCCAAGTCCAGGATCTCTGCCTGCTCAGCCTGCGTGATGTCGGTATCGGCGAGGAAGTGCCTCACGGTTTTCATGCTGTCTCCTGTGTTGCGGACGCGTAGATACCGCCGAGGGCGGCGGCGAACGAGCGCAGCTCGTCCTCGGTCATGATGAGCGGCGGGGCGAGGCGGATCGTCGACGGGCCGGGGGCATTGATGATGTAACCGGCGTCGAGGGCGCGCTGGACGACGGCGGGCGCGACCGGTTCGGCGAGGTCGAACCCGATGAGCAGGCCGTACTGACGGACTTCGGTCACGAACTCGAGTGCCCCCAGTGCATCGGCCGCGGCGGCGCCAACGGAGCGGGCGTGGCCCAGCAGTCCCTGCTCCTCGATGACGTGCAGCGTGGCGAGCGCGGCGGCCGTGGCCACCGGGTTGCCGCCGAACGTGGTGCCATGCTGGCCCGCGGACAAGAGCGACGACGTCGCCTCCCCGAACGTGATGAGTGCACCGATCGGCAGGCCGCCACCAAGGCCCTTCGCCAGGGTCATGGCGTCCGGCTGCACCGGAGCCGAGGCAAACCAGTCGCCCGTGCGGCCGATCCCCGTCTGCACCTCGTCGAGAATCAGCAGGGCGCCGGCCTCGCGAGTGATCTGGCGGGCGGCGGCAAGGTAGCCGTCATCAAAACCGCGCACGCCCGCCTCACCCTGGACGGGCTCGATGAAGACGGCGGCTACCGTGTCGTCGACGGCGGCCCGGAGCGCGTCGGCGTCCCCGGCGGGGACCCACTCGACGCCGCCCGGCAGCGGCTCGAACGGCTCGCGGTACGCCTGCTTGTGGGTCAGGGCGAGCGCGCCCATCGAGCGGCCGTGGAACGCGTTTTCAAGCGCAATAATGCGGGTGCGCGGGCTCTCGTCCGTGCCGGCGTGGCGGCGGGCGAGCTTGAACGCGGCCTCGTTAGCTTCGGTCCCGGAGTTCGCGAAGAACACCTTGGACCCGGCCGGTGCCTCCGCGAGCTGCAGCAGGCGCTCCGCGAGCGCGATCTGCGGCGGGGAGGTGAAGAAGTTGGACACGTGGCCGAGCGTCGCGAGCTGGCTGGTCACCACCGACGTCAGCAGCGGGTGGGCGTGGCCGAGCGCGTTGACCGCGATGCCCGCCAACAGGTCCGTGTACTGCTTGCCGTCGGCGTCCCAGACCTTGGTGCCGGAGCCTCGGACCAAGACGCGCTGCGGGGTGCCGAAGACGCCCATGAGGGACTGGCCGTAACGCGCCAGCAGCTCATTGCCGGCACCACGGCCGACGGGAGTGCCGCCCTCACTCTTCGTCAGCGCGGACAGGCCGGCCAGCGCCTCCAGCGCGGCGCCGTCGTTCCCGCTGTCATCGGGTGTTACCTCGTTCATGCGTCGGCCTCCGGATCGGCGTCGGGAACCACCTGCGTGCCGATTCCGGCGGTGGTGAAGACTTCGAGAAGCATTGAGTGCGGCTGGCGTCCGTCGACGATGGCGGCGCGCCCCACCCCGGCGTCAACCGCCGCGAGGCAGGCCTCCATCTTGGGGATCATGCCGGATTCGAGGCGCGGCAGCAGGCTGCGCAGCTCGGAGGCCGTCAGCGACGAGACGAGCGAGTCCTGGTCCGGCCAATTCGAGTACAGCCCCTCGACGTCGGTCAGGACCACGAAGCGGGAGGCGCCGAGCGCTCCGGCAAGCGAGGCGGCGGCGGTGTCTGCGTTGACGTTGAGCACGGCGCCGGTCGGGTCGCCATCGACGAACTCGGGGGCGATCGAGGAGATCACCGGAATGCGCCCGGCCGAGATGAGGTCCTCGATCTGGCCGGGCTCGACGCCCGTGACCTCACCGACCAGGCCGAGGTCCACGGGCTCGCCGTCGACGACCGTGCCGGTGCGGGCCGCGCGAAGCAGCGCGCCGTCCTCGCCGGAGAGGCCGACGGCGTACCGGCCGTGCGAGTTAATCAGGCCAACGAGTTCGCGCTGGACCTGACCGGTGAGCACCATGCGGACCACGTCCATCGCCTCCGGCGTCGTCACGCGGAGGCCGCCGCGGAATTCGGACTCGATCCCCAGTTTGTCCAACATGGAATTGATCTGTGGGCCTCCTCCGTGCACGACGACCGGGTGGATGCCCGCGTGGTGCAAGAAGACGATGTCCTCGGCGAACGCGCGGCGCAGATCATCATTGATCATGGCGTTGCCGCCGTACTTGATGACCATGGTGGTGCCGGCGAAGCGCTGGATCCACGGCAAGGCCTCGATGAGGGCTTCGGCCTTGCGCTGGGCGGTCTGATGCTGGTGGGGTGCGGGAGCTTCCATGCTGATTCCTTAGCTGCTGTAAGCCGAGTTCTCGTGCACGTACTCGTGCGTGAGGTCGTTCGTCCAGAGAGTGGCCTCGTCCGCTCCGGCGTTCAAGTCGATCTCCACCAGCACCTCGCGCCCCGACAGGTCGACGAGGTCACGGTCGTCTCCAACCCCGCCGCCGCGGCACACCATCACCCCGTTGATGGACACGTCGATCTCGTCCGGCTCGAACGCCGCGTCGGTGGTGCCGACCGCCGAAAGGATGCGGCCCCAGTTGGGGTCTTGGCCAAAAATCGCGGTCTTGAAAAGGTTGGACCGGGCGACGGCCCGGGAGACGGTCTCCGCCTCGCCCTCGGTGGCCGCGTTCAGGGTGCGAATGGTGATGTTGTGCGCCGCACCCTCGGCGTCCCGGATCAATTGCAGGGCCAAGTCCGTGCAGACGGCCGTGAGACCGGCGGCGAACTCATCGGGCTCGGGCGTGACGCCCGAGGCGCCGGAAGCCATCAGGATCACGGTGTCGTTCGTGGACATGCAGCCATCCGAGTCGGCACGGTCGAAGCTGATGCGGCAGGCCGCGCGCAGCGCGGCGTCGAGCGTGTCCGGGTCCACGTCGGCATCCGTGGTGACGACCACGAGCATCGTGGCCAAACCCGGAGCCAGCATGCCAGCGCCCTTGGCCATGCCGCCGATGCTGTAGCCAGTCCCGGCGAACCCGGACTCCTTGGAGACCGTATCGGTGGTCATGATGGCCGCGGCAGCGGCACTGCCGCCGTCGTTCTCCGCCCCCGTGCCGAGCGCGGCCACGGCCGCGTCGACCCCGGGAATCAGCTGATCCATAGGCAGCTGGACGCCGATGAGGCCGGTGGAGCAGACCAGGGTATCCGTAGCGCTGACGCCGAGAGCGGCCGCGGTGTGCTCGGCGGTCCGGTGGGTGTTGCCGAAGCCCTCCGGGCCGGTGCAGGCGTTGGCGCCACCGGAATTGAGGACGACGGCGTCGGCGCGGCCATCGCTGATGACCTGCCGGGACCACAGCACGGGGGCTGCGGCGACCCGGTTCGAGGTGAAAACGGCCGCGGCGGCCTTGGACGGGCCGTCATTGACGACGACAGCGACGTCCCGGGCGCCGGTGGACTTCAGTCCGGCCGCCACGCCCGCGGCGCGGAAGCCAGCGGGCGCGGTGACACCGAACGGCCCGGAGTCGGCGGTGGAGGTGGCGGGTAGGTGGCTCACGGTGCGATCCCCTCGGCGGTCAGGCCCGTCATCTCCTCGATGCCGAGCGCAATGTTCATGGACTGGACAGCGCCCCCGGCGGTGCCCTTCGTCAGGTTGTCGATCGCGGCGACCACGATCACGCGGCCGACTCGCTCGTCCACGGCGACCTGCAGGTGGGCATGGTTGGAGCCGATGACCGACTTGGTGGCTGGCCACTGCCCCGCGGGCAAGAGGTGGACGAACGGCTCATCCGCGTAGGCCTCCTCCCACGCGGCGCGAATCTGCGCCGGACTGAGACCGGGTGCGGCCTTCGCGGTGGCCGTGGTCAGGATGCCGCGGGCCATGGGGGCGAGGGTCGGGGTGAAGGACACGCGCACCTCGGAGCCGGCGACTCGAGAGAGGCCCTGCTCGATTTCCGGGGTATGCCGGTGCACGCCACCGACGCCGTAGGGGCTCATGCCGCCCATGACTTCGGAGCCCAAGAGATGGGGCTTGAGGGACTTGCCGGCTCCGGAGGTGCCGGAGGCGGCGACGATGACGACGTCGTCGGTCTGCAGCACACCCGCGGCGAAGCCGGGCACGAGGGCGAGTTGGGCACTGGTCGGGTAGCACCCGGGGACGGCGACGCGGCGGGCGCCGGCGAGCGCGGCGCGGGCGCCAGGGAGCTCCGGCAGGCCGTAGGGCCACGTGCCCGCGTGATCGCTGCCGTAAAACTCCTCCCACGCAGCGGCAGACTCCAGCCGGTGATCCGCGCCGGCGTCGATCACCAAGGTGTCGGGGGACAGCTGCGCGGCAATCGCCCCGCTGGAGCCATGCGGCAGGGCAAGGAAGACGACGTCGTGCCCCGCCAGGTTCTCGGCCGTGGTGTCCACGAGCTCGCGTTCGGCGAGCGCGTGCAGGTGTGGCTGCAGGGAGCCGAGCTTCTGCCCGGCGTTGGAATGCGCGGTGATGGCGCCAATCTGCACCTCGGGGTGGCGGGCCAGCAGACGCAGGACTTCGCCGCCCGCGTACCCACTGGCCCCGGAAACGGCCGCTGTAATCGTCATGTCGACAGCATAGTCACAACTATGCACGATTGCTAATAATTATTCATTGCCATGTCTTTCATGACACTGCACGCCACACGCGGCGCGGCAGGGTCACCGTGGACCATAGACTGAGGCCGCGCCGTACGCCCGCTCAGCGAAGGAACAGGAGTCACCATGCCATCCACCGCGCACTACGCCGTTCACGCCCCCACGCCCGGCGGGCCCGAGGTCCTGACGCGCACAGAGATTCAGGCCCCGACCCCGGGCCCCGGGGAAATCGCCCTCGCCGTTGCCGCCGTGGGCGTCAACTTCATCGAGACCTACCAGCGCAGCGGCGTCTACCCCGTCGACTTCCCGTTCACCCCGGGGACCGAGGCCGCCGGCACGGTCTCGGCGGTCGGCGAGGGCGTCACGCGCTTCGCGGTTGGCGACCGCGTCGCCACGGCCGAGGGCATCGGAACGTACGCCACCGCCGTCGTGCTGGACGCCGAACGGGCCGTCCCCGTCCCGGATTCCGTTCCGGACGACGTCGCCGCGGCCGTCGCTCTGCAAGGGTTCACCGCTCACTACCTCGTCAACTCCAGCTACCGGGTGCATGAGGGCGACATCATCCTGACCTACGCCGGGGCCGGCGGCGTCGGCGGGCTGCTCACCCAGCTCCTGAAACTGCGCGGTGCGACGGTCATCACCACCGCGTCCACCGAGGCGAAGGCCGAACTGGCCCGCGAGGCGGGCGCCGATTACGTGGTGGGGTACGACGACGTGGCCGCCACAGTTGCCTCGGTCACCGGCGGGCGCGGCGTAGACGCGGTCTACGACGGCATTGGCCAAGACACCTTTGACGGCTCGCTGGCCGCGCTGAGGACGCGCGGCACGCTGGTGCTCTTCGGCGGCGCGTCCGGACAAGTCCCGCCCGTGGACTTACAACGCTTGAATGCGGCGGGCTCCGTCTTCGTCACTCGCCCGAAGCTCGCGGACCACCTACTGGACGCCGAGGAACGGGCGTGGCGGGCCCGGGAAATCTTCGGTCTCGTCGCGTCCGGAGACCTGACGGTACGCATCGGGGCGACCTTCCCGCTGGCCGAGGCAGGGCGCGCCCACGCCGATCTGGAAGCGCGCCGGACCACTGGCAAGCTTCTGCTGCTGCCGTAGGCGCCCCACCGCGATTGCGGGCGAGGCCGCCTAGCCCGGTGGCGAGTGGCGCTAGTTCGGGGACAGTACCACACCGGCGCGCAGGGAGGGAAGGGCGTGAGCCTCAGCTTCGGTGCCGACCGCGGCGATGCGCGTGCCCAACGCGCCGAGGCTGCCCGCCCATTCGCGGAAACGCTCCCCCGCCCCGTCGCGCCCGGGACCCCAATCCACGGGATCTTCCCGCTCGGCAGCGGCGGGCGGTACCTCCCGATGATGCGGCGCCGGCACCATCCCGTGACCCACGGCTTTGCCACGGGCCTCAATGAGGGCCCACCGGCGGGCCGCCTCACGCGCACGCAGCGCGTCCGGCAGCAGCCGCAGCAACGCCACCTGACGATCGTCGAAAATTCCCTGCCACTCGTCGATGGGTGCACAGACGTCGACGCCCAAAACACGGTCCCCAGGTGCCACGCCGACCAGGAGCCACCCCTGGGTGAGTCCCGACGCGACCCGCGTCGGCCCGCCAGCGCCTGACGCTACGGGGACATCCACGCGGGAATAGCTCAGGCTCAACGGCAGGGTCTCCGAATCCCACCGCACCAGCGGCTGGCCATGTGCGCTGGGGCCGCACCGCGGGCACCGTCCGGCGAGCTCGATCCGGCCCGGATCAGCGACCGCAGCGGCGCCCAGATGCGCGGCAAGAGCGAACCGGACTCCTAGGCGACCCGCCAGAAACCGCGCCCGGGACGCGCCGTCGTCGTAGGCGGCGGCCCGCTCGGCTTCTGCCGGCGAGAGCCACGCCTCGGGCAAGCCCGCGCCGAGTGAAAGGGGCACGGCGATCAAGGTGGCCTCGGGCGTCGTCACGGTTTCTCCCTACCGCCCGGCGGCAGGCCCGTCCCGATCGGAAATGTCGGCAAGGGTGGCCCCAAAATGGGCGACGACGTCGTCCGCGGCCAGGCTCATGCCAGCACCGTGCGCGCCAGCCCCGAGGGAAATCGTGCGCCCCGCGATGAACGCGTCCGCAATCACGGGCAACGGAGTGAGCGTGCCGAAGGGCGTGATGGTGCCGCGTTCGTACCCCGTCACGCGCTGCGCCTCGGCCGCGTCCGGCATCGACAGGCGGTTCGTCCCCAGCACAGCCCGCAGCTTGGGCCAAGAAAACGTGCGATCCCCCGGCACCAAGACGAGGACGTAGTCGTCCTCGCCGCGGCGCACCACGAGCGTCTTGATGAGGTCTCGCGGTTCAACGCCCCGGGCAGCCGCTGCCTCGGCGATGTTCGCCACGCGTCCGTGGCGCGTCGTCGTCACCTCGAGGCCGGCCGCGCGGGCCGCGGCGACGGCTGGTGTGTCCACGTCGGTCATGGCCTCATCCTACGGCGGGCCCGGTCCTGCCGCAGCCCTGAGGCACGAACGACGACGGCGCCCGTGCCACCGGGGAGGTGGACCGGGCGCCGTGGCGCCGGGGACGGGACGGGCCCCTAGCGCTGAACCGCCCCGTGGCGCTCGGCGGCCAGACGGACGGCGGACTCGCGTGCGGCGGAGGCCTCGTCGGCGGTCAGCGTCCGGTCCTCCGCGCGGAAGCGCAGCCCGAAGGCCAGCGACTTCTTGCCATCCTCGATGCCGGTGCCCGAATAGACGTCGAACAAGTGGACGTCTTCCAGCAGCTCGCCGGCGCCTTCGCGCAGGGTCTGCAGCACCTCGTCGGCCACGGTGTCCGCGGCGACCACGAGGGCCACGTCCTGCGTGGAGACCGGGAACGTGGAGATCGGCTGGGCGACGATCACGTCGGCTGCAGCCTCCATGACGGCCTCGAGGTTGAGCTCGAACGCGGCCGTGCGCTCCGGCAGGTCCTGCTCCTTGAGCAGGTGCGGGTGCAGCTCGCCGGCGAAGCCGACGAGTGCGCCGTTGCGCAGTTCCAGCCGCGCGGTACGGCCCGGGTGGAACGCCTGGTGCTGGCCCTGCGCCACCAGCAGATCGACGCCGAGCAACTCGGCGACGGTGCGGGCGGCGCCCAGCGCGTCGGACCATTCCCACACCCGCGGGGCGAACCCGGCGGCCGGCTGGGCCTCGCGGCCGGTCAGCACAGCGCCGACGTGCCACGGCTGGTTCGGGATGCCCGCGTACAGCTCGTCGAGCACCTCGTCGGCCGGCTTCGCGCCGAGCGGCGGCAGGACGGCGGAACCGAGCTGCTCGCCCGGCTCGAACACGAGGCCTGCTTCATACAGCGCCAGATCGCGGAAGCCGCGCGCGTGGTTGCGCTTGGCGGCCTCCAGCAGGCCCGGTAGCAGGGAGCGGCGCAGGTAACCGAACTCGGAGGAGATCGGGTTCGCCAGCTGGACCGCGGCGACTTTCTGCCCCTCCTCGGCCGTCCCGAACAGATTGTTCTGCGCGGTGGAGACGAACGGGTAGTTGAGCACCTCGGTCAGGCCAGCATCCGCTAGGCCCTGGACGGCACGACGGCGCTGCTGCTGAGCGCGCGTCAGGCCACGGCCGGGAGGGGCCACGGGAAGGGTCGCCGGGATCTGGTCGTAGCCGACCAGGCGGGCGATCTCCTCGACGAGGTCCTCCGGGATGGTTAGGTCAGGCCGCCACGTGGGAGCGGTGACCCGCAGGCCGCCGTCGTACTCTTCCACCTCGGCGCCGATACCGGCGAGCGCGGAGCGCTCCTGCTCACGCGTGTAATCGATCCCGATGAGGCGGGCGGCGAAGCCGTCCGGCAGGTCGATGACGACGGCGTCCGGCGCTTGCTGCGCGTCGGTTACTTCGGTCTCGGCGGTGCCGCCGGCGAGTTCGACCAGCAGGTCGATGGCGCGCTGGGCTGCCACGGGTGCGAGGGCGAAGTCGACGCCGCGCTCGTTGCGCTTGGAGGCCTCCGACGGCAGCTTATGGCGGCGCCGGGTGCGGCCCATCGACACCGCGTCGAAGTGCGCGGACTCGACGAGGACGCTCGTGGTGGACGAGTCGACCTCGGTTTCCGCGCCGCCCATGACACCGGCGAGGCCGATGGCGCCGCGGTCGTCCGTGATGAGGAGGTCCTCAGCGGAGAGCGCCCGCTCCTTGTCGTCGAGGGTCGTGAGCTTCTCGCCGGCGTCGGCGCGGCGCACCACGATGGGGCCGCGCAGCTTCTCCGCGTCATAGAAGTGCAGCGGCTGACCGAGCTCGAGCATGACGTAGTTGGAGATGTCCACCACGAGGGAGATCGAGCGCATACCGGCCAGGCGGAGGCGGGAGGCCATCCACTGCGGGGTCGGCCGCGTCGGGTCGATGCCGGTGACCTTGCGGGCCACGAACCGATCGCAGCCGGGCACGCCGTAGATCGGTGCCTGATCCTCAAGACGCACGGGGTAGCCCTCACCCGTCGGTTCGGCGACCTCGACCCGGCTGACCGGGTCGACGTACTCGGTGCGGGTGGCCAGCGCGTATTCGCGGGCGACGCCGCGGATCGAGAAGCAGTAGCCGCGGTCCGGGGTCACGTTGATCTCGGCGGCCTCGTCGTTCAGGGCGAAGAGCTCGAAGACGTCGGTGCCCGGCTCGGCGTCGAGGCCGAAGTCGGAGAGCACCATGATGCCGTCGTGCTCCTCACCGAGTCCGAGCTCGCGCACGGAGGCGATCATGCCGGCCGAGACGTGGCCGTAGGTCTTCCGCGGCGAAATGCGGAAGTCGCCCGGCAGCACGGCGCCCGGCAGGGTCACCACCACCTTGTCCCCGACCTCGAAATTGTGGGCGCCGCAGACGATGCCCTGCACGCCGGACGGGTCGATCCCGTCGCCGGTGAGGGTCTGCTCCTGACCCTCCGGCACCACGCGGACCTGGCACCAGTTAATGGTTTTGCCGTTCTTCTGCGGCTCCTTCTCGAGGGAGAGGACCTCGCCGACGACGATCGGGCCCGTGAGCTCGTCTGTGGGGCGGTGCACGTCCTCCTCTTCGAGGCCGACCTTCACGAGGTCTGCCATGACGTCTTCGGCCGTCGCGCCGGCCGGTACCTGCGCGTACTCGCGCAGCCAAGAAAGCGGAATACGCATACGTTAGATCTCCATCCCGAAGTGCTGGCTGAAGCGGACGTCGCCCTCGATCATGTCGCGCATGTCGGAGACGTCGTTACGGAACATCAGGGTGCGCTCGACGCCCATGCCGAACGCGAACCCGGAATACTCCTCCGGGTCGATGCCTGCGGCGCGCAGGACGTTGGGGTTGACCATGCCGCAGCCGCCCCACTCGATCCACCGCGGGCCACCCTTGGCACCCGGGTGCCAGATGTCCAGCTCGGCGCTCGGCTCGGTGAACGGGAAGTAGGCCGGGCGCAGACGGATCTGCGCTTCCGCGCCGAACATCTGCCGGGCAAAGTGCTCCAGCGTGCCCCGCAGATCGGCCATGGTCAGCCCCTTGTCGACCGCGAGCCCCTCGAACTGGTGGAACACCGGGGTGTGCGTCGCGTCCAGTTCGTCCGTGCGGAACGTCCGGCCGGGGCACAGCACGTAGAGCGGGAGGTCGCGCTCGAGCATGGAGCGTACCTGCACGGGAGACGTGTGCGTGCGCAAGACGAGGTGCGCGTCGGCGGGCTCCACGAAGAAGGTGTCTTGCATCTCGCGGGCTGGGTGATCCGGTTTGAAGTTGAGAGCATCGAAATTGAACCACTCCGAGTCGACCTCGGGGCCCTCGGCGATCTCCCAGCCCATCCCGACGAAGATGTCGGAGACTCGATCCTGCAGGACGGACAGTGGGTGCCGGGCCCCGGCACGACGGCGGCGCGGAGCCGCCGTGACATCGACGGCCTCTTCCGCGAGGATGCGCTCGGCCTCTTCGGCCTCGAGTACCTCGGTGCGCGCGGCGAGCGCCTTGTTGAGGCGGCCACGCGAGCCGCCGACCAGCTTGCCCGCAACAGCCTTTTCCGACTTGTCGAGCTGGCCGATCTGCCGGTTCGCGAGCGCGAGCGGGGACTTGTCACCGGTATGCGCGATCCGGGCGGCCTTCAACTCGTTCAGGTCGCCGGCGGCCTCGAAGGCGGCGAGCGCCGCCTCGACGGCGGCGGTGACGGCCGCCTCGTCGGTG from Zhihengliuella flava includes the following:
- a CDS encoding aminoacyl-tRNA deacylase, translating into MTDVDTPAVAAARAAGLEVTTTRHGRVANIAEAAAARGVEPRDLIKTLVVRRGEDDYVLVLVPGDRTFSWPKLRAVLGTNRLSMPDAAEAQRVTGYERGTITPFGTLTPLPVIADAFIAGRTISLGAGAHGAGMSLAADDVVAHFGATLADISDRDGPAAGR
- a CDS encoding quinone oxidoreductase family protein, with amino-acid sequence MPSTAHYAVHAPTPGGPEVLTRTEIQAPTPGPGEIALAVAAVGVNFIETYQRSGVYPVDFPFTPGTEAAGTVSAVGEGVTRFAVGDRVATAEGIGTYATAVVLDAERAVPVPDSVPDDVAAAVALQGFTAHYLVNSSYRVHEGDIILTYAGAGGVGGLLTQLLKLRGATVITTASTEAKAELAREAGADYVVGYDDVAATVASVTGGRGVDAVYDGIGQDTFDGSLAALRTRGTLVLFGGASGQVPPVDLQRLNAAGSVFVTRPKLADHLLDAEERAWRAREIFGLVASGDLTVRIGATFPLAEAGRAHADLEARRTTGKLLLLP
- the argC gene encoding N-acetyl-gamma-glutamyl-phosphate reductase, which produces MTITAAVSGASGYAGGEVLRLLARHPEVQIGAITAHSNAGQKLGSLQPHLHALAERELVDTTAENLAGHDVVFLALPHGSSGAIAAQLSPDTLVIDAGADHRLESAAAWEEFYGSDHAGTWPYGLPELPGARAALAGARRVAVPGCYPTSAQLALVPGFAAGVLQTDDVVIVAASGTSGAGKSLKPHLLGSEVMGGMSPYGVGGVHRHTPEIEQGLSRVAGSEVRVSFTPTLAPMARGILTTATAKAAPGLSPAQIRAAWEEAYADEPFVHLLPAGQWPATKSVIGSNHAHLQVAVDERVGRVIVVAAIDNLTKGTAGGAVQSMNIALGIEEMTGLTAEGIAP
- the argJ gene encoding bifunctional glutamate N-acetyltransferase/amino-acid acetyltransferase ArgJ, whose translation is MSHLPATSTADSGPFGVTAPAGFRAAGVAAGLKSTGARDVAVVVNDGPSKAAAAVFTSNRVAAAPVLWSRQVISDGRADAVVLNSGGANACTGPEGFGNTHRTAEHTAAALGVSATDTLVCSTGLIGVQLPMDQLIPGVDAAVAALGTGAENDGGSAAAAAIMTTDTVSKESGFAGTGYSIGGMAKGAGMLAPGLATMLVVVTTDADVDPDTLDAALRAACRISFDRADSDGCMSTNDTVILMASGASGVTPEPDEFAAGLTAVCTDLALQLIRDAEGAAHNITIRTLNAATEGEAETVSRAVARSNLFKTAIFGQDPNWGRILSAVGTTDAAFEPDEIDVSINGVMVCRGGGVGDDRDLVDLSGREVLVEIDLNAGADEATLWTNDLTHEYVHENSAYSS
- a CDS encoding 4'-phosphopantetheinyl transferase family protein, with product MTTPEATLIAVPLSLGAGLPEAWLSPAEAERAAAYDDGASRARFLAGRLGVRFALAAHLGAAAVADPGRIELAGRCPRCGPSAHGQPLVRWDSETLPLSLSYSRVDVPVASGAGGPTRVASGLTQGWLLVGVAPGDRVLGVDVCAPIDEWQGIFDDRQVALLRLLPDALRAREAARRWALIEARGKAVGHGMVPAPHHREVPPAAAEREDPVDWGPGRDGAGERFREWAGSLGALGTRIAAVGTEAEAHALPSLRAGVVLSPN